The Pelagibius sp. CAU 1746 genomic sequence CGACTCTTTCGCGCAACGCGGCCTCGAAATCCAGTTCGCCGGCCATGGCCAGCGCGGTGATCTCCGCCACCTCTTCATGGATGCCGGCCACCTCGGCCAGCTCGTCGAGCATCTCCTCGCGGATGATGGTCGATTCCATGTCGGCCAGCAGCAGCTTCTTGCGCCGCCCGGCGGCGGGCTGGATCGCCAGGTCCAGGGGCGAGGGGCCCAGGGCCTCGCGCACCAGGGCATGGGTGATGGTGGGTTCGCTGCCCTCGAACTCGATGTCGCAGGCGATATCCTCGGCCAGCCAGTCGGCCGCGCCGGCCGTACTGTGGCTGTTGTCGATGGCGCGGCGCGCGGCATCGACAAGGGCAGCCGACAGCGGCCTTGAGTGCGAGTCCCCAATCACGGTAAGCACGTAGTGCATCGGCGGCTTATACAGAGCCCGCCCCCTGTCCCGCAAGCGCACAGCCGCGATGGACGAGCCTTCATGCCAGTAAAGACATCCCCTTCGCATGCCTGACGACGAGCAAAAGCCGCTGGTGATGATGATCGCCGGCCCCACGGCCTCCGGAAAGTCCGCGCTGGCCGCGGCCGTGGCGGCGGAGTGGGGCGGCACCGTGATCAATGCCGATTCCATGCAGATCTACAAAGAGCTGTCGATCCTCACCGCGCGGCCGGGCGGTGCCGAACTGCGCGCCGCGCCGCATCGCCTCTACGGCGTGCTCTCCGGCGCCGAGGCCTGCTCCGTCGGGCGCTGGCGCGAGATGGCCCTCAGCGAGGTCGAGAGTGCGCTGGCGGCGGGGCGCCTGCCGATCCTGGTGGGGGGCACGGGGCTCTACCTGAAGGCCTTCGCCGAGGGGCTGAACGCGGTGCCCAAAGTGCCGGCTCCGGTCCGCGCCGCCGCCCGCGCCGACCTGGCGGAGATGGGGAAGGCCGCCTTCCACGCCCGCCTGGCGGAGCGCGATCCGGTGATGGGCGTCCGTCTGGAACCGGGCGACAGCCAGCGCCTGCTGCGCGCCTGGGAGGTGCTGACGGCCACCGGGCGCTCGCTGGCCGAGTGGCAGGCCGCGCCCGCGCAGCCGGCGCCTTATCGTTTCGCCAGGCTCTGCCTGCTGCCGCCGCGCCCGGCGCTCTACGCCACCTGCGACGCCCGCCTGGCGGCCATGATCGCATCCGGGCCGTCGGGCGGCGGCGCGCTGGAGGAGGTCGCGGCCCTGGTGGCGCTGAACCTCGACCCGGCGCTGCCGGTCATGAAAGCGGTGGGGGTGCCGGAGTTCGCCGCCTATCTGGCCGGGGACCTCAGCCTGGAGGCGGCCCTGGCCCGGGCCCAGCAGGCGACCCGGCGCTATGCGAAGCGGCAGATGACCTGGCTGCGCCACCAGTTTTTAGGTAACGATCCGACTGTTCATGTCATCGAAACGCAATATTCAGAAAGCTTGATGGCGGAAACTTTTTCGAAAATTCGTCAAAACCTATTGACCGACCCGGGCTAAGGGTCTAGGGTCCGCCTCCTTGCCCCGCGAAATCGCGGGCGAAGGCTGTGAAATCATTGGAAATTGTTCGCGCTTGGCCGGTTCTGCCGGCCAATTTTATGTGATGTTCGGATGTGCTTGACCGGTCCCGGAGTTCGAGGGGCAAGGACAAGGTCCGGCGGGAAGACGGCAAGACGAGAGGTAGAAGAAGATGTCGGCGGAACAGAAGACCGGTGCGGAGATGTTGATCAGGGCCCTGAGGGATCAGGGCGTTGACGTCATTTTTGGCTATCCCGGCGGCGCCGTACTTCCGATCTACGATGCGCTCTTCCAGCAGAACGACATCCAGCACATCCTGGTGCGCCAGGAAGGCGGCGCGGTGCATGCCGCGGAGGGCTACGCCCGTTCCACCGGCAAGGTCGGCGTGGTTCTGGTGACCTCCGGTCCCGGCGCCACCAACGCGGTGACGGGCCTGACCGACGCGCTGATGGATTCCATCCCCGTGGTCTGCCTGACCGGCCAGGTCCCGACGCACCTGATCGGCAACGACGCCTTCCAGGAGGCCGACACCACGGGCATCACCCGGCCCTGCACCAAGCACAATTACCTGGTGAAGGACATCACCGACCTGCCGCGCATCATGCACGAGGCCTTCTATGTCGCGCGCAGCGGCCGGCCCGGCCCGGTGGTGGTCGATCTGCCCAAGGACGTGCTGCAGGGCAAGAGCGACCACTACGTGGCGCCGGAGGAGGTGACGCACCGCAGCTACCGCCCGCAGGTGAAGGCCGAGGACGCGAAGATCGCCGAGGCTGTGGAGATGATCGCCGGCGCCAAGCGCCCCATCGTCTATGCCGGCGGCGGCGTCATCAACGCCGGGCCCAAGGCCTGCGAGCTGCTGACCCGCTTCGTTCGTATGCTGGGCGTGCCCTGCACCAACACGCTGATGGGGCTGGGTGCCTACCCGGGCACCGATCCGCAGTTCCTCGGCATGCTGGGCATGCACGGGACCTACGAGGCGAACCTCGCCATGTACAACTGCGACGTCATGATCAACATCGGCGCGCGCTTCGACGACCGCGTGACCGGGCGCCTGGACGAATTCTCGCCGCGCTCCAAGAAGATCCACGTCGACATCGACGCGTCGTCGATCAACAAGAACGTGATGGTCGACCTGCCGATCGTCGGCGACGCCGGCTCGGTTCTCGAGGATCTGCTGGCCGCCTGGCAGGCGCGCAAGCTGGAGCTGGACCAGAAGGCGCTGAAGGCCTGGTGGCAGAAGATCGAGGAATGGCGCGCCCGCGACTGCCTGAAGTTCGAGCAGAAGGGCCAGGAGATCAAGCCGCAGCACGCCATCAAGCGGCTCTACGAGCTGACCAAGGACCGCAACCCCTATATCGCTACGGAGGTCGGCCAGCACCAGATGTGGGCGGCCCAGTATTTCAAGTTCGACGAGCCGAACCACTGGATGACTTCCGGCGGCCTCGGCACCATGGGCTACGGCATGCCCGCGGCCATGGGCGTGCAGCGCGCCCATCCCGACGCCCTGGTCATCGACATCGCCGGCGAAGCCTCGATCCTGATGAACATTCAGGAACTGTCGTGCATCGCCCAGTACAATCTGCCGGTCAAGATCTTCATCGTGAACAATCAGTGGATGGGCATGGTGCGCCAGTGGCAGGAGCTGCTGCATGGCGGGCGCTATTCGGAGAGCTACTCCGCCGCGCTTCCCGATTTCGTGAAGCTGGCCGAGTCCTTCCACGCCGTCGGGATCCGCTGCGACAAGGCCGACGAGCTGGACGACAAGATCATGGAAATGATCGAGACGCCCAAGCCGGTGGTCTTCGACTGCCTCGTCACCAAGGACGAGAACTGCTTCCCGATGATTCCCTCGGGGGCGGCGCACTACGAGATGCTGCTGGGCCCCGACGACAAGGTCGGCAAGCCGATTTCCGAGGAAGGCATGGTTCTCGTATAGGGCCGCGCCGGCGTCCACGCCCCCTCATCCTCCGGACCAAGATCGATAGATTAGGAAGCGGGGGCCGAAAAGCCCCCTGTCAGAGCCATGGCCAACCGTAAAGACGAAGCAATCGAAAAGCGCACCATCGCGGTGCTGGTGGACAACGAGCCCGGCGTGCTGGCGCGCGTCATCGGCCTCTTCTCCGGGCGCGGCTACAACATCGAGAGCCTGACCGTGTCGGAGGTCGATCCGCGCCAGCGCTTCTCCCGCATCACCGTGGTGACCTCGGGGACGCCGCAGATCCTGGAGCAGATAAAGGCGCAGCTCGACCGCCTTGTGCCGGTGCATCGGGTCAGCGACCTGTCCCAGGACGGCGCCTCGGTGGAGCGGGAACTGGCCCTGGTCAAGGTCGCCGGCAGCGGCGACAAGCGCGTCGAGAGCCTGCGTATCGCCGACATCTTCCGCGCCCGCGTGGTCGACTCCAGCCACGACCACTTCGTCTTCGAGATGACCGGCAAGAGCGAGAAGCTGGACGTCTTCATCGACCTGATGCAGCCCCTGGGCCTGGTCGACGTCTCCCGCACCGGCGTGGTCGCCATCTCCCGCGGCCCGCAGGGACTCTAGGCTGGGGCCGTCGCGCTGCGGCTGGGCCTGCGGGGCCATGCCGTCGCGCAAGGCCGCCCGCGCCGGACTCTTCGCAAGGATTTTTCATCTTTCCGGCGTATATTGCGCAGCGTCTTGACGCCATTCCTTCGAGGGCTCCATGTGCCGCTGGCTGGCCTATACCGGTGCGCCGGTTTTTCTTGAAGATCTGATCTGCAAGCCGGTCCACTCGCTGATCGAGCAGAGCCTCTGCGCCACCGAGGCCAAGTCCCCGACCAACGGCGACGGCTTCGGCATCGGCTGGTACGGCGAGCGCCCGGAACCGGGGCTCTATCGCGAGGTTCTGCCGGCGTGGAACGACCCCAACCTGAGGAGCCTGGCCTATCAGATCAGCGCCGGGATGTTCTTCGCCCACGTGCGCGCCTCCACCGGCACCGGGTCTTCGCGGCCCAACTGCCACCCCTTCGCCCACGGGCGCTGGCTGTTCATGCACAACGGACAGATCGGCGGCTACCACAGGTTGCGCCGGCCGCTGGAATCCCTCATCCCCGACAGCTACTACCAGTACCGGGAAGGCACCACCGACAGCGAGGTGCTGTTCTACCTGCTCTTCGCCAACGGCCTGGAGGAAGACCCGGTGGGCGCCCTGTCGCGGACGCTGGCCCAGGTACGGGGGGTGACGGCCGAGCACGCTGTCCGCGCGCCGCTGCGCTTCACCGCGGCGCTCAGCGATGGGCAAACGGTCTATGCGGTGCGCCATGCCAGCGATCAGGCGCCCCCCAGCCTCTACTGGCGGGCCGCCGACTGCGGCGGCAAGCGCTCCGTCTCCGTCGTTTCGGAGCCGCTGGAGCAGCCGGAAACCTGGCAGTCGGTGCCCGCCGACCGGGTGCTGGTGGTGGGGCCGGACCTCGCGGTCGGGTTCGAGGCCCTGGAGCTCCCGCGCGCGGCTGCCGAATAGGGCCGAGTTCCCCGATTTTCCGCCGTTTGGCGGCTATGCGGCAGGCGCAGGGGGCCATGCCGGGAATCCCGTTGCGCTTTGCCTTTCGGCGCTTTAGAACCCCGGCGAGCCTTTTCGGACAACAAAAGTACATAGGGAGACGGCCGCAATGCGCGTCTATTACGATCGGGACGCCGACGTCAATCTGATCAAGGGCAAGAAAGTTGCCATCGTCGGCTACGGCAGCCAGGGCCACGCCCACGCCAACAACCTGAAGGACAGCGGAGTTTCCGAGGTCCGCGTCGCGCTGCGCGCCGGGTCGGCCACGGCCAAGAAGGCGGAGAACGCCGGCCTCCAGGTCATGACCCCGGAGGAGGCCGCCAAGTGGGCTGACGTGGTCATGATGCTGACCCCGGACGAGCTGCAGGCCGATATCTACCGCGACAGCCTGGAAGCCAACATGAAGGAGGGCGCGGCCCTGGCCTTCGCCCATGGCTTGAACGTCCACTTCAACCTCATCGAGCCGCGCAAGGACCTCGACGTCTTCATGATCGCGCCCAAGGGCCCGGGCCATACCGTGCGCTCCGAATACGTGCGCGGCGGCGGCGTGCCCTGCCTCATCGCCGTGGCGCAGAACGCCTCGGGCAACGCCCAGGAGATCGCGCTCAGCTACGCCTCCGCCATCGGCGGCGGGCGCTCGGGCGTCATCGAGACCACCTTCAAGGAAGAGTGCGAGACCGACCTCTTCGGCGAGCAGGTGGTGCTCTGCGGCGGCCTGACGGCGCTGATCCAGGCCGGCTACGAGACCCTCTGCGAGGCCGGCTACGCCCCGGAGATGGCCTACTTCGAGTGCCTGCACGAAGTGAAGCTGATCGTCGACCTGATGTACGAGGGCGGCATGGCCAACATGCGCTACTCGATCTCCAACACCGCCGAGTTCGGCGATTACATGACCGGCCCGCGCATCGTCACCGAGGAGACCAAGGCCGAGATGAAGCGGGTGCTGGACGACATCCAGGCCGGCCGCTTCGCGCGCGAC encodes the following:
- the miaA gene encoding tRNA (adenosine(37)-N6)-dimethylallyltransferase MiaA encodes the protein MPDDEQKPLVMMIAGPTASGKSALAAAVAAEWGGTVINADSMQIYKELSILTARPGGAELRAAPHRLYGVLSGAEACSVGRWREMALSEVESALAAGRLPILVGGTGLYLKAFAEGLNAVPKVPAPVRAAARADLAEMGKAAFHARLAERDPVMGVRLEPGDSQRLLRAWEVLTATGRSLAEWQAAPAQPAPYRFARLCLLPPRPALYATCDARLAAMIASGPSGGGALEEVAALVALNLDPALPVMKAVGVPEFAAYLAGDLSLEAALARAQQATRRYAKRQMTWLRHQFLGNDPTVHVIETQYSESLMAETFSKIRQNLLTDPG
- a CDS encoding acetolactate synthase 3 large subunit codes for the protein MSAEQKTGAEMLIRALRDQGVDVIFGYPGGAVLPIYDALFQQNDIQHILVRQEGGAVHAAEGYARSTGKVGVVLVTSGPGATNAVTGLTDALMDSIPVVCLTGQVPTHLIGNDAFQEADTTGITRPCTKHNYLVKDITDLPRIMHEAFYVARSGRPGPVVVDLPKDVLQGKSDHYVAPEEVTHRSYRPQVKAEDAKIAEAVEMIAGAKRPIVYAGGGVINAGPKACELLTRFVRMLGVPCTNTLMGLGAYPGTDPQFLGMLGMHGTYEANLAMYNCDVMINIGARFDDRVTGRLDEFSPRSKKIHVDIDASSINKNVMVDLPIVGDAGSVLEDLLAAWQARKLELDQKALKAWWQKIEEWRARDCLKFEQKGQEIKPQHAIKRLYELTKDRNPYIATEVGQHQMWAAQYFKFDEPNHWMTSGGLGTMGYGMPAAMGVQRAHPDALVIDIAGEASILMNIQELSCIAQYNLPVKIFIVNNQWMGMVRQWQELLHGGRYSESYSAALPDFVKLAESFHAVGIRCDKADELDDKIMEMIETPKPVVFDCLVTKDENCFPMIPSGAAHYEMLLGPDDKVGKPISEEGMVLV
- the ilvN gene encoding acetolactate synthase small subunit; this translates as MANRKDEAIEKRTIAVLVDNEPGVLARVIGLFSGRGYNIESLTVSEVDPRQRFSRITVVTSGTPQILEQIKAQLDRLVPVHRVSDLSQDGASVERELALVKVAGSGDKRVESLRIADIFRARVVDSSHDHFVFEMTGKSEKLDVFIDLMQPLGLVDVSRTGVVAISRGPQGL
- a CDS encoding class II glutamine amidotransferase, which codes for MCRWLAYTGAPVFLEDLICKPVHSLIEQSLCATEAKSPTNGDGFGIGWYGERPEPGLYREVLPAWNDPNLRSLAYQISAGMFFAHVRASTGTGSSRPNCHPFAHGRWLFMHNGQIGGYHRLRRPLESLIPDSYYQYREGTTDSEVLFYLLFANGLEEDPVGALSRTLAQVRGVTAEHAVRAPLRFTAALSDGQTVYAVRHASDQAPPSLYWRAADCGGKRSVSVVSEPLEQPETWQSVPADRVLVVGPDLAVGFEALELPRAAAE